The Haloprofundus salinisoli region AGTACCCATGACGCCGGAAGTGCCGGTGACGCCGGAAGCACCGGTGACAACGGCAACGCCGGTGATGACAGCAACGACGCTGATGACGAGGTAGCCTCCGAAGAAATCGGCGGCAGCGCGGACGAGTCTCGGGAGGCGTCGGACGCCGGCCAGTGACGCCGGCGCGGGCATCGAGAAACCACCCGAGTTGCGTTTACTTCGGTCCTCTCTTTAGTCTCCGGCGCGAGACCCGCCGAAATCTGGAGCGTCGGCGAATAAACCGCCTCGTCGTCGCTCTCCGAGTAAACCTCACGCACGTTAGTTACCGTTCCACGAGCTATTTTACCACGTGCCACTGACGTGTCTCCATGGACCTTCTAGACGACACCATCGTCCCGGAGCACGCCCGCGAGGTCAAGCGGGCGGCCCGGGAGTTCGCCGAGGAACAGATCGAACCGAACGCCGAGGAGTACTTCCGGACGGGCGACTACCCGTGGGAGGTGCTGGAAGCGGGGCAGGAAGCCGGCCTCATCGCCCAGGACATCGGCGAGGAGTACGGCGGCAAGGGCTTCGACATGTATCAGGTGCTCGCGCTGGCCGAGGAGTTCTACCGCGCCGACGCCGGCATCGGTCTGACGCTCATGCTCGCCAGTTTCGGCTGCGAAATCGTCGAGCACTACGGTAGTGAAGAGCAGAGGGAGGAGTATCTCCGCCCCGTCGCCGAGTGCGAGCAGATTTCGGGGCTCGCGGTCTCCGAACCCGACACCGGGTCGGACATGGCCGGCATGACGACGAGCGCCGAGAAGACCGACGAGGGCTACGTCCTCAACGGCGAGAAGTACTGGATCGGCAACGCCGTCGAGGCCGACTGGCTCACCGTCTACGCGAAGACCGGCGACTCCGAGGACCGCTACTCGAACTACTCGATGTTCATCGTCGAGACCGACACCGACGGCTACGAGGCCGAGCACATCCCCGAGAAGATGGGGATGCGCGCCTCCAAACAGGGCCACATCGTCTTCGACGACTGCGTGATTCCCGAGGAGAACCTCGTCGGCACCGAGGGCGGCGGCTTCTACATGCTCGCGGACTTCTTCAACCACGGCCGCGTCGCCGTCGGCGGCCACGGCCTCGGCCTCGCCGCCGCGGCTATCGAGGAAGCGTGGTCGTTCGTCCACGACCGCGAGGCGTTCGGCCGCAACGTCTCGGAGTTTCAGGCCGTCCAGCACATCCTCGCGGACATGCGCATGGAGTTCGAGGCCGCCCGCGCGCTCAACTGGCGCGCCGCGCAGAAAGTCGCCGACAACGAGGACGCCGGCTTCTGGGCCGCCGCGACGAAGACGAAGTCGACGGAAGTCGCCAACTTCTGCGCCGAGCGCGGGATGCAGCTGCACGGCGGCCGCTCCATCCTCACCGACCGCCGCATCGCCCGCGTCTACCGCGACGTGCGTATCCCGGTCATCTACGAGGGCGCGAACGAGATTCAGCGCAACCTCATCTACCGGCAGTCGCGGTAGACGAAAATGTCGTTCGAGGCGGCCCGACTCTGCCGACGCCAACGAACAGCCTGACGGCCGATTCGAGTGGGGGATTTTCGCTCATCGTCACCGACGAAACGCGTGTCTGAATACCCGAGCTACCGGACACCAACGCTACATTCACCTCCGACTGCGCATTCGCAATCGACTCGTCGAGACGCGGGTGAGGTCGTAAATTACCTACCAACGAACACGACAAAACGCTTAGTCGCGTCCGCGTTGTCCCCGCCCCCGTCGGACATCTCGTGACGCTGAAGCCACGGGAGGATTCGGCGAAGGAACTTACAGTGCCGCTCGAACTCACCCCCACTGACGCCGCCCGTTACCGCCTCCGCTCGCAACGACTGACACCGCGTACCGACGACGAAAGTTCCCCTTCGGAGCTGCTCTCGTCGGTCTGCGGCGTCCAAGCCCAAGAGAAACGAGCGGCCGCGCTCGGCGTCCGCGCCCGAAGTCGGACGCTGACCGAGGCGGACCTCGAACGAGCACTGTACGAGGACCGGTCGGTCGTCAGAACCTGGTGTATGCGCGGGACGCTCCACCTCGTCGCCACTGCCGACCTCCCCCTGTTGCTCTCGCTGTTCGGTGAGACGTTCGCGTCGCGCGGGCCGGAGCCGAAGCGCCTCGAAGCGATGGGTCTCGGCGACACCGACATCGACCGGGCGATGGAACAGATTCGCACAGCGCTCGGCGAGGACGGACCGCTGACCCGCGAGGAACTCGCGACGCGACTCCAGCGGGGCGGCGTCGACGTGGACCCATCGAGTCAGGCACCGTACTTTCTCGTTCGCCGCGCCGCGTTGCTCGGTATCGCCTGCGAAGTCGCGCCCAAGGAGGGACAGATGGCCTACGATCTGCTCGACGAGTGGGTGTCGGTCGACGAATCGCCGGACAGACAGACCGCACTCGTCGACCTCGCTCGTCGCTACTTACGGGCGTTTCAACCCGCCTCCGTGGACGACTTCGCGGCGTGGTCGGGGTTGTACGTGCGCGACGTGAAGCTCGCGTGGGGACTCGTCGCCGACGAGACGACCGAAGTCGTCGTCGACGGCCGCGACGCGGCGATGCTCACCGAAGACCTCGAAGCGTACGAGTCGGCGATGGAATCGAGGGCGGAATCGACGGTCGAAGCGGCCGACCGCGTTCGGTTGCTTCCCGGCTACGACTCTCTCTTGCTCGGCTACGAGAAGGAGGCCCGGCCAATCCCGCGGGGGTACGAGTCGCAGGTCTGGCCGGGTTCCGGAATCATCCGCCCGACGCTCGTCGCCGACGGCGAAGTGACTGGGACGTGGCGTCTCGACCGCGCCCGAGCGACGACGGCAGTCGTCGTCGACCCCTTCGAGCGGCTCGCCCCCGAACTCGAAGCGCCGCTCCGAGACGAAGTCGAGGCTATCGGGGAGTTCTTCGACACCGACGTCGAACTCCGATTCGCCGACTGACCGGACGCTACTCTGCCGTCGCTGTCGTTCTCGACGCGCTCGCTCCGTTCTCGGCGGGCGTCACGCGGCGCTCCAGCGCCAGCACGCCCGCCGCGAGACCCACACAACCGAACGCGAGCGTCGGCCAGAGCCAAAATCCGATACCGAAATCGAAGAACGCGCCGCCGAGCGCCGCGCCGATACCGAAGCCCAGACGCTTGGCGATCTCGACGAGCGACAGTCCGGACCCGCGCTCGGCCTCGGGAGAGATGTCGCTGGCGAGCGAGGAGACGAGCGGCGAGTGTAAAATCTCGCCGAGCGTCCGGAGCACGAGAAACGCGCCGACGAACGCGACGCCGACGGCGACGGGAACCGACACGCCGACGACGGGACCGAGCGCAACGACCCAGATGGCGAGCATCGCCGCCGCCCAGAAGCCCGCCGAGACGACGAGGCCACGCGTGCGCCGCCACTCCCCGATTGCGGCGACCAACGGCAGCTGGAGCGTGACGATGACGACCGGGTTGAGGACGTAGAGCGTGCCCAGTTCGGCCGACGAGAGGCCGAGCGTCTCGGTGGCGACGACCGGGACCGTCGCCTGCATCTGCGCGTACATCACCGCGAAGCCGACGTTGAGCAGGGCGAGAGAGACGATTCGCGGTCTGGTGACGGCGCGCCGCCAGTCGGAGAGCGCCGTGACGAGTGAGGATTTGGCGTCCGCCGCGGCTTCTGAGCCGGCGTCGCCGCGCCGCATCCGTGGGAGCGTCGCCCAGAGTAACACGGCGACGACGCCGCAGGTGAGGCCGTCGGCGACGAAGACGGCCAACTGCGCGATGCTGTAGAGGACGCCGCCGGCGACGAATCCGAGACCGAACCCGGCGTTGTTGGCGACTTTGAGTAGCGCAAACGCCCGGTCGCGCTCGCTGCCGTCGGTCAGGTCGGCGATCATCGCCTGACTCGCGGGCGGGAACAGCCCCAGCGTCAGACCGGCGGCGGACGCGACGGCGACGAACCCAGTTGCATCGGTCACCGCGGCGTAGGCGGCGAGCGTCGCCGTCGACAGCGCCATGCTCGTCACCATCACCGGCTTTCGGCCGACTCGGTCGGCGGCGAACCCGCCGACGGCCGTCCCGACGGCGGTGGCGACGTTGTTGAGAAGTAGACCGAAGCCGACGACGCCGAGCGAGATACCGACTTCGAGGTGGAAGTGAACCGTCGCAAACGGGTAGACGAGGCCGGAGCCGAACAGGTTGACGAGTTGGCCGAGCGCGACGAGGTAGACGGGCCGACGAAAGCCGCGCAGGGCGTCCAGCGAGGGAGTTCGCACGGGGAGCGGTTCTCCGGCAGCCCTCCTGAACGGTTCGGTGGCGGCCCGCGTTTCCGCGATTCGCTACGTGTCTTTCGACGCGAACACGCGGTAGCTATCGAGCGTCGTCCGCATCTGCTCGTCTCCCTCGGTTCCCTTCTGTTCCGTTCCGTACTCCATCCAGCGCGCGCCGTCGTTGTCGCGGGTGTAGCTGTACATCCGGTACTCGTCGTCGGTTTCGAGGACGAGTTCGATGATGGCCTCGTCCGGACCGGGGTCGTCGTCGCTGAGAATCACGCCGCGCGTCGCCGGGTCGTGGTCCATCACGTGGACGGCGGTCACTTCCTCGTCCAGCAGGTCACGGGTTTCCTCGCCGGTCAGCGGTCGGTCGGGCCACCCCTCCGCGATGGTCGGTTCGTCCATACCGATTCTTCGACGCGTGAGGGCTTTGCTCGTCGCATCTCTCGGCGTGCTGAACAGTTATCGCCGGGCCGGCCATAGACGGAGTATGGTTGATTGCAGCATCCACCTGCTCGACCGGGGACGCGTCCGCGCGGACCTGAACTACGTCGTCGACGGCTACGCGATGGCCAGCGCCGACGACCCCGACCCCGACCACGAGATCGCGGAGTTCGTCGTCTGGAGCGCCGTCGTCGACCACCCCGAGGCGACGGTGCTGTGGGACACCGGGTCGCACCCGGAGGCGGCCGACGGCTACTGGCCCGCATCGCTGTACGGCGCGTTCGAGCACTACGACGCCGCCGACCACGACCTCGAATCCGACCTCGATGCCGCCGGCTACGAGCTCTCGGACATCGACGCCGTCGTGATGAGTCATCTCCACCTCGACCACGCGGGCGGCCTCTACCACTTCGCCGACGCGGACGTCCCCGTCTACGTCCACGAGGAGGAGCTCAAGTTCGCCTACTACAGCGCGAAGACGATGGAAGGCTCCATCGCGTACCTCGCCTCGGACTTCGACCACGACCTGAACTGGGAGATAGTTCACCGCCACCGTACCACCTTGTCCGAGGGGTTCGAGCTTCTCCATCTGCCGGGTCACACCCCCGGCGTGATGGGCGCGAAAATCGAACTCCCGGACGAAACCGTGCTCGTCGCGGGCGACGAGTGCTACGTCGACGCCAACTACACCGACGAGGTGCCGCTCGGGCCCGGCCTGCTGTGGAGCGACCGCGACTGGTTCGACAGCCTCCAGCTCCTCAAGGAGCTCCAGCGACGCCACGATGCGGACGTGCTGTACGGCCACGACCTCGAACGGTTCGAGTCGTTCGACGGCGGGTGGAACCGGTGAACTCGATTCGGCAACCGACTCGACGAAATCGGCTCTCCAATCCGATGTCTAGATATCTATCCAGAAAGCTTTGTAGATGTCCAACAGCAGCGAGCTGAATAGTCCGCGGACTCGCCTCACCGTGTCGCTTACCCGGCTTCGGCCCTAAGGAGGCTCGCAATGAAAAAGCAGGAACTCGTCCAGTATCACTCCCTGCTCGTCCTCCTCGGTCAAGAGTACATCCGCCGCGGTGTCGCGGCGCGGGCGGACTTCGAACCGTACCGAAAACTCGGCGTGACGCCGATGTCGCTGCAGGCCTCGCGGGCCGACCACGAAGAGGCAGTGATGACGCTGGCTCACATCCTCGCCTCGCAGTCGAGGCCGGACACCGCGACGCGGTCGACCGCCACATTCGACTGAGCTCCTCCTGCGGCGCCGAACGAGTAACCACTAAGACGCGTCCGTGTCAGCGACGACCATGCGACTGCAGGAGTACTGGGGAGTTGGGCCGAAGACGAGCGAGCGACTCCAAGAGACACTGGGCGTCGCCGCCGCTGTCGAAGCCATCGAATCCGCCGACGTGCGGGCGCTGACCGAGGCGGGCATCCCCGCCGGCCGCGCGACGCGCATCCTCCGCCGCGCCAACGGCGACGCCGGGATGGCGACGCTCGGGACGAGAGACGCGCGCTCGGTCTACGACGAACTGCTCTCGCTGGCGGGCGAACACGCTGTGACGCGCCACGCCGGCGACCGAATCCGCGTGCTCACGCCGCTCCCGGCGAGAGCCGAGCGCGAAGCGCGACTCGACGAGATCGAAGCCGCCCGGGAGATGTGGGCCGGGTTGGACGATGACGCCCGCGAGCGTGTGCTCGACGCCTTCACCGCCTACGACGAGGCTGGCGGAACCGAGCGCGCCGCCGTCGAAACCGCGCTCACCTTGCGCGACATCGGCCTCGACGCGGGACCGTTCGCGCCGCTGGCCGACACCGACGAGGGGGCGCTCTCGGAGGCCGTCGGCGCGCTCGGCTACGTCGACAGCGACGAACGAGGTTCGTCTGGCCGACGAACGAAGTCCGTCGACGGCGACGAGGTACTGTCGGGCGCAGACGAGAAACTTGACCGTCTCCGCGACCGACTGGAAGCCGCCGAGCGCCTCGAATCCGGCGCGTTCGACCTCCTGGAGACGGTGCGGGAGGCGGGCGCGCGCAACCTCGACGACTTCGAACACGCGGTGGCCGACTACGTCGCCGCCGAGACGGAGCTCTCGCGCGAGGACGTGCTCGGCGCGGCGGCCGACGACCCCGTCGACGCCGCGGACTTCGTCAGCACCACGCTCCGGACGCTCGCCGCAGACCTCGGCGAGCGGGTCGCCGAACGCGAGGAAGTCGTCGCCGCAGACCTCCGCGAGACCATCGAAGCCGCCCGCGACGACATCGACGCGGCCGTCGAAGCGGTCGAGGACAGCGCCTTCGCGCTCTCGTTGGCCCAGTTTGCGGACGCCTACGACCTCGTTCGACCCGAGTTGGGCGGCGGCGACGGCCCCTTCGGTGTCGCCGCCGTCGACGCGCGACATCTCTTCTTGGACGGCGACGTCCAACCTGTCACCTACGCCGTCGGTCACCACACGCTCTCTGCGGACCCGCAACCGCCCGCCGACGAGCGCGTGACCGTCCTGACGGGCGCGAACTCCGGCGGGAAGACGACGCTCTTAGAAACGCTGTGTCAGGTCGCGCTTCTGGCCGCGATGGGCCTGCCCGTTCCGGCGGGCCGCGCGCAGGTCGGCGACTTCGACACCGTCGTGTTCCACCGTCGGCACGCGAGTTTCAACGCCGGGGTGCTGGAATCGACGCTGAAATCTATCGTCCCGCCGCTGTCGGGCGAGGGTCGGACGCTGATGCTCGTCGACGAGTTCGAGGCCATCACCGAACCCGGGCGGGCGGCCGATTTGCTCGGCGGTCTCGTCGGCCTGACCGTCGACCGAAACGCCGTCGGCGTCTACGTCACTCACCTCGCCGAGGACCTGAGTCCGCTGCCGGCGGCGGCGCGCATCGACGGCATCTTCGCGGAGGGACTGACTCCCGAGTTGGCGCTCCGCGTCGACTACCAACCGCGGTTCGGCACCATTGGCAAGTCGACGCCGGAGTTCATCGTCTCACGACTCGTGGCGAACGCGAGAAACCACGTCGAACGACAGGGCTTTCAGACGCTCGCGGCGGCCGTCGGCGAGGAGGCGGTGCAACAGACGCTGTCGGACGCCCGCTGGCGCGGCGAAACGACGGACTAGCGCATCTCTTCGAGACCGACGAACGCGTCGAGGTCTGCGGTGAGCCAGACGGTCATCCGTTCTTCGGCGGGCGTGTCACGGGGGTAGATGGTACAGCGGTCGGGGTCGCGCTCGTACCGGACGGTGACGCTGTGGAGGTCGAACGCGCGACCGTCTATCTGGTAGTCGTGCGCGGCGGGAACGTCGGACCGGTTGTCGCTCTTGTTCAGGCTCATGGAGAGTTGCCCCGTTACCGGGTGAGAAGAAATCCCACAGTCGAGTACATAACCGCTGCTAAGACCACTCTATAGCGAGCAATATCGGTGGTGAGATTCCCGGAGCGGTTCTCACAGGGTGAAAATCCGACGATTCAGCCGTCGACGGAGTGCAGCACCCTCATCTTCTGATGCTGACTCTATATCTCCGCCCGGAAGTCGATACTCGACTCGCGTCCCCTGCCGGATGGTATCACGCCGGGCATCCGTTATCTCGGTAGCCGACGTACCGACGCTATGAGTTCGACCACACCCACCCGCGAACGGCTCGTCGACCGTCTCACCGCCGACGCCGCGACGTGGCCCGGCATCGAAGTCGCCCCGCACCGCTTCGACGGCAGCGAGTTCAGCCTCGGCCCGCGCGAAGTCGGTCACGTCCACCGCTTCGGCATTCTCGACATCAACTACCCCAAACGCCTCCGCGACGCCCTCGTCGAGGACGGTCGGACGGGCGACCACCACGTCGTCCCCGACTCCGGGTGGACGACGTTTCGGATTCGGACCGACGCGGACGTCGACGCCGCGCGCTGGCTCCTGCGACTCTCGTATCTCTACCACGTGGCAACGCTGCGGCAGCGGCCTGAGTTCGCCGAAACGTTCGGCGACGTCGACGTCGCGGCGGAACTCGACGCGATGGAACTGAGCTCACGCGTGCGAGACATCTTCGGCGGCGTGCTTCGGTGACTCGACCCCTGCGCCGCTCTCCTCGCCGTCGGCGGCGGTCCGAGGACCGGACACGGCGACGAGTTTCAACCTGACGACGACGCCCCGAGACCGGTCACTCTTATAGCCGGACCCACTGAAACGGATGTGTTTCAGGAGCGCTCCGACCTGATCGCTACCAACCCCTCGTTCAAGGGGTACGGCGCTGCGGTCACGGTCGGACCGCGGGGGCCGCTCACCTACGTCACCTCCAGCAGCGGCGCGAACAGACTGCTCAGGTGGAACGAGCGCGAGGGAGCCGACGGCGCGCTCGTCGACATCGCCACCGGCATCATCGCCGACAAACGGCGGCGCGGAATCGCCGTCGCCGCCGCCGACGTGGACGGCGACGGCCGAGAGGAGGTGTACGTCCAGAACGCCGGCGGCTACGGCCGGATGAGTGGCGCGGTCGACCGCCTCTACGACTGCGACGGCACCGAGTGGATAGATGCGTTCTCGCTGGAGGTCAACGCCGGGCGGAGCAACCGACGCGACGGCTGGTCGGTCGCGGCCGTCGACCGCCACGGCACCGGCCGCTACGGGATACTCGTCGCGGGCGACGGGTCGCCGATGCGCTGTTACGAACTCGGCGACGACGGGGAAGTGACCGACATGGCGGAGTCGGTCGGCCTGGACGTCGAAGCGGACGTTCGCGCGCTCGCGAGCGGCCCGCTCGTCACCGAGCGGATGGACGTGTTCGCGGCGACCGAGCGCGGTCCGAACCGACTCCTGCGAAACGACGGCGGTCAGTTCACCGACGTCGCCGCCGGAAGCGGCGTCGTCGACACCGCCTGCGACGCCCGCTCTGTCTCGTTCGTCGGGACCGGCGCGGAACCAACCGGGGAGTTCGTCTGCGGCAACTGGGAGGGTCCGACGCGGCTGTTCGCGCGGACCGGTTCCCGGTTCCGCGACGTCGCGCCGCCCGAACTCGCCCAGCCGACGCGTACGCGTTCGGTCGTCACCGCCGACTTCGACAACGACGGGGCGCTCGAACTGTTCGTCAACGCCCTCGGCGCGCCGAACCGCGTGTTCACGCGGTCGGACGGCACGTGGCGACGGGTGAGCGCGGGCGAGGCGCTCGAACCGCGCGGACTGGGCACGAGCGTCACCGTCGCGGACTTCGACGGCGACGGGACGCTCGAACTGCTCGTCGTCCACGGCGAAGCGGGAGCGCAACCGCTGTCGATTTTCCGCGCGCCGAACGACAACGGCTGGCTCAGAATCCGACCGCTCACCGAGGCGGGCGCGCCCGCCCGCGGCGCGAGCGTCACGCTGGAGACGACCGACGGCGTCCAGTCACGACTCGTCGACGCCGGCAGCGGCGGACACAGCCAGTCCGAACCCGTCGCGCACTTCGGTCTCGGCGACGCGACGCCGACACGTCTCGTCACGCGGTGGCCGGACGGCCGAGTCCGCGTCGACGACGACCCCGTGCCGCGAACCGAGCAGACGGTCGTACATCCCTCCGGCGGGTGAGCCGGAGGGTCGGATTCGCGGGGTCGCCCTCCACCTCGGCAAAACGAGCAACTGAGACAGCAGTAAAGTGCCCCCGATACCAACACCGACGACATGGTCGACCCCACTTCGTCGCTCGGCGACGACGTAGACGAGGAGAACGCCCCCGAGTGTGCCACCTGTGGCGAGAAGATCGTCCAGTCGCCGACGCATCGCGTCGTCACGTGGGTCGAGGACGGGGCCGTCCAGCATCGACACTTCTGCGACGACGACTGCCGCGAAGGATACGACGCGGACTGAGGAGGGCGCAGCGACTCACCGCAGACGGCTCACCGACCCGACCAGAACCGCTCCAATCCGAACCCGAGCATGTCCGGACTCACCGGCTGGAACTCCTCGCGTTCGTACTCGGGGAAGTATTCGCGTACGCCGTTCCACGACTCGCGAGCGTAGCGGGCGTCGACGAAGACGCGTACCCCGACCTCGTCGTCGCCGCGGATGACGCGGCCGATCGCCTGCCGCGCCTTTCTGACCGCCGGCACCGTCAGCGCCGTCTCGAACCCAGAGCGGGACGTCGACGCGCCTCGCGTGCCACCACTCGCTTCGTCCGCGGGAACGTCTCCGAACTCGCGGTCGTACGCCGTCTTCACCGCCTTCGTCCGCGGACTCGACGTGTTGACGAGCGGGACGCCGCAGACGACCGCCGCCGAGAGGCGATCTCCGCGGTAGTCGACGCCCTCGGTCAAGGTTCCGCGGAGGCTCGTGACGAGCACCTTCCCCTCGCCGCCGAAGAACTCCGCCTTCAACGACTCGGTCGTTCCGTCGTCGCTCGATTCGTCGAGGAGAACGGGTTTGTCGACGCGGCGTTCGAGCACCCCGGCCATCCACTCGGCCTCGCCGTAACTCGGCATCCCGACGAGGACGTTGCCCGGCGATTGCGCAACTTCCGAGACGGCGTCCTCGTACGCCTGCCGCGTCGGGTTCTCCTCGTCGGGCGCGCCGCGGTTCGCGTAGGTGAACTTCGGCGCGTCGACGGCGAAACTCGCGCGGTTCTCCTCGGGGAACGTCAGCCCGTAGGTCCGCTCTTCGACCGGGCGACCCGATTCGGCGAGCGCGTCGAGGCCGGAGACGGTCCGGAAGATATCCATCGGTGCGAGCGTGGCGCTCATCAGGACACCGCCGCCGAACTCCGCGAGCCGGTCACCGATGGCGTCTGAGGGGACGCAGTTGTACAGTGCGAGGCGCGCGTTGTACGCGCGACGCCACGAGTCCGGCGGTTCCATCTCGTCCCACGTCCGCTCCAGTTCGAGTTCGCGGAAGTAGCGCTCGTGGTCGCAGCGATACCACTCGCCGAGCACGCGACCGACGCCCGGCGCGGCCCGGCGCTTGTCGTCCTCCTCGGCCGAGTTGAGGATGCGGCCGACGACGGCACCGACGGTCTCGGCGCGGACCCACGTCCCGCCGTCGTAGCTGGCCTCCTCGGCCCACTCGCTTATCTCGTCGACCGCGGGCGCTTCGGGGTCTCTGAGCGGGATTTCGGCGTCGTCGAGCCTCGTGAGATCCGCTCTCCAATCCGGGAGCTCGCTGTCGAGGTGGGCGACGACGCGGCGGTCGAGTTCCTCGCGAAGGTCGCGGAGGAACTCACGCGTCTCCTTCAGTTCGCGGAGGGTCACGTCGCTCTTCTTCAGTTCGCCGCGGACGAGGTCGGCGTCGGCCGTCGACCCGCGTGTCTCCCTGCCCGCGTCGTCGAACTCGACGGGTTGGATGACGCGCGTCAGTTCGTTCTCGGCGTCGCGGAGGCTCCGGTCGCCGACGCCCGAACTGACGAGGTCGCGGACGCGCGGTTCGAGCATGTGCGCCTCGTCGCAGACGAGAAACGTCGTCTCGTCGACTAGAGTGCCCGTAAACGTCGCCACCGTCGTCGGGTCGAACGCGTGGTAGTAGTTGCCGAGGACGACCTCCACGTGGGGAAGCACCGCGCCCATCGTCGAGTGCGGGCAGGTGCCGAAGCCGGCCGAGAGCGAGACGAGGTCGGCCGGTTCCAGTACTCCTGCGTCCTCGAAGTCGAACGGTACCGCCTCGACCGGGTCGCCGTCCTCGGGCAGGTCGTCGAGAAACTGCGCGTAGAAGGGACAGAACTCGGTGTCGCCGTGTTCCGGCATCTCGGGGAGATACGGCGTCGGCTCGCTCGCCGTTTGGAGGTAGGAGGGACCACTCGCGCCGGTGTCGGCGAGGCCGGTCTGGGCGCGGCGCGCCTCGCCCGCCAACGCCGACGCGGTGGTCGGCCCGCTCTCGCTGGCGAGGTTTCTGGTCCGTTCGCGGAGCCCTTCGCAGCGCTCGTAGACGTTCGAGTCGTCGACGCCCGCGACGCGTTCTCTGCTATAGGGGCAGACGTCGGACTTGCCGACGAGCGTCAGTCCCGAGACCGGTCGCCACTCGTCGGGGAGGTTCGCGTTGATGGTCCAGAGGTCGTCTTCGAACTGCCGGAGCTGCTGTTTGACGCTGGTCAGGACGACGACGCGCTCGTACGGCGAGTCGGGGTCGCGCACCCGGTCGATGCCGGCGGTCAACGCGAGCATCGTCTTGCCAGTCCCGCAGGCACCCTCGATGACGGTGAAGCCGC contains the following coding sequences:
- a CDS encoding MFS transporter, with the translated sequence MRTPSLDALRGFRRPVYLVALGQLVNLFGSGLVYPFATVHFHLEVGISLGVVGFGLLLNNVATAVGTAVGGFAADRVGRKPVMVTSMALSTATLAAYAAVTDATGFVAVASAAGLTLGLFPPASQAMIADLTDGSERDRAFALLKVANNAGFGLGFVAGGVLYSIAQLAVFVADGLTCGVVAVLLWATLPRMRRGDAGSEAAADAKSSLVTALSDWRRAVTRPRIVSLALLNVGFAVMYAQMQATVPVVATETLGLSSAELGTLYVLNPVVIVTLQLPLVAAIGEWRRTRGLVVSAGFWAAAMLAIWVVALGPVVGVSVPVAVGVAFVGAFLVLRTLGEILHSPLVSSLASDISPEAERGSGLSLVEIAKRLGFGIGAALGGAFFDFGIGFWLWPTLAFGCVGLAAGVLALERRVTPAENGASASRTTATAE
- a CDS encoding DNA mismatch repair protein, with translation MRLQEYWGVGPKTSERLQETLGVAAAVEAIESADVRALTEAGIPAGRATRILRRANGDAGMATLGTRDARSVYDELLSLAGEHAVTRHAGDRIRVLTPLPARAEREARLDEIEAAREMWAGLDDDARERVLDAFTAYDEAGGTERAAVETALTLRDIGLDAGPFAPLADTDEGALSEAVGALGYVDSDERGSSGRRTKSVDGDEVLSGADEKLDRLRDRLEAAERLESGAFDLLETVREAGARNLDDFEHAVADYVAAETELSREDVLGAAADDPVDAADFVSTTLRTLAADLGERVAEREEVVAADLRETIEAARDDIDAAVEAVEDSAFALSLAQFADAYDLVRPELGGGDGPFGVAAVDARHLFLDGDVQPVTYAVGHHTLSADPQPPADERVTVLTGANSGGKTTLLETLCQVALLAAMGLPVPAGRAQVGDFDTVVFHRRHASFNAGVLESTLKSIVPPLSGEGRTLMLVDEFEAITEPGRAADLLGGLVGLTVDRNAVGVYVTHLAEDLSPLPAAARIDGIFAEGLTPELALRVDYQPRFGTIGKSTPEFIVSRLVANARNHVERQGFQTLAAAVGEEAVQQTLSDARWRGETTD
- a CDS encoding DUF7511 domain-containing protein; protein product: MSLNKSDNRSDVPAAHDYQIDGRAFDLHSVTVRYERDPDRCTIYPRDTPAEERMTVWLTADLDAFVGLEEMR
- a CDS encoding acyl-CoA dehydrogenase family protein — protein: MDLLDDTIVPEHAREVKRAAREFAEEQIEPNAEEYFRTGDYPWEVLEAGQEAGLIAQDIGEEYGGKGFDMYQVLALAEEFYRADAGIGLTLMLASFGCEIVEHYGSEEQREEYLRPVAECEQISGLAVSEPDTGSDMAGMTTSAEKTDEGYVLNGEKYWIGNAVEADWLTVYAKTGDSEDRYSNYSMFIVETDTDGYEAEHIPEKMGMRASKQGHIVFDDCVIPEENLVGTEGGGFYMLADFFNHGRVAVGGHGLGLAAAAIEEAWSFVHDREAFGRNVSEFQAVQHILADMRMEFEAARALNWRAAQKVADNEDAGFWAAATKTKSTEVANFCAERGMQLHGGRSILTDRRIARVYRDVRIPVIYEGANEIQRNLIYRQSR
- a CDS encoding luciferase family protein; the protein is MSSTTPTRERLVDRLTADAATWPGIEVAPHRFDGSEFSLGPREVGHVHRFGILDINYPKRLRDALVEDGRTGDHHVVPDSGWTTFRIRTDADVDAARWLLRLSYLYHVATLRQRPEFAETFGDVDVAAELDAMELSSRVRDIFGGVLR
- a CDS encoding UPF0058 family protein, which translates into the protein MKKQELVQYHSLLVLLGQEYIRRGVAARADFEPYRKLGVTPMSLQASRADHEEAVMTLAHILASQSRPDTATRSTATFD
- a CDS encoding winged helix DNA-binding domain-containing protein, translating into MTLKPREDSAKELTVPLELTPTDAARYRLRSQRLTPRTDDESSPSELLSSVCGVQAQEKRAAALGVRARSRTLTEADLERALYEDRSVVRTWCMRGTLHLVATADLPLLLSLFGETFASRGPEPKRLEAMGLGDTDIDRAMEQIRTALGEDGPLTREELATRLQRGGVDVDPSSQAPYFLVRRAALLGIACEVAPKEGQMAYDLLDEWVSVDESPDRQTALVDLARRYLRAFQPASVDDFAAWSGLYVRDVKLAWGLVADETTEVVVDGRDAAMLTEDLEAYESAMESRAESTVEAADRVRLLPGYDSLLLGYEKEARPIPRGYESQVWPGSGIIRPTLVADGEVTGTWRLDRARATTAVVVDPFERLAPELEAPLRDEVEAIGEFFDTDVELRFAD
- a CDS encoding N-acyl homoserine lactonase family protein translates to MVDCSIHLLDRGRVRADLNYVVDGYAMASADDPDPDHEIAEFVVWSAVVDHPEATVLWDTGSHPEAADGYWPASLYGAFEHYDAADHDLESDLDAAGYELSDIDAVVMSHLHLDHAGGLYHFADADVPVYVHEEELKFAYYSAKTMEGSIAYLASDFDHDLNWEIVHRHRTTLSEGFELLHLPGHTPGVMGAKIELPDETVLVAGDECYVDANYTDEVPLGPGLLWSDRDWFDSLQLLKELQRRHDADVLYGHDLERFESFDGGWNR